The following proteins are encoded in a genomic region of Comamonas resistens:
- a CDS encoding peroxiredoxin has translation MSVLTIGDQFPSYNLKALIGGDLSNVTADSPNDFFTTVSGEDNPGKWRVIFFWPKDFTFICPTEIATFGRLNGEFNDRDAVVHGVSIDNEFVHFQWRAQHEDLKNIPFPMLSDLNRELVEATGVLNAEGVADRATFIVNPNNEIQFTSVTAGSVGRNVEEVLRVLDALQADELCACNWRKGDPTLDAGELLAASLP, from the coding sequence ATGTCTGTTTTAACTATTGGTGATCAGTTCCCCTCGTATAATTTGAAAGCGCTGATCGGTGGCGATCTTTCAAATGTGACGGCGGACAGCCCGAACGACTTTTTTACGACGGTGTCTGGCGAGGATAACCCCGGAAAATGGCGCGTGATCTTTTTTTGGCCAAAGGATTTCACGTTCATCTGCCCCACGGAGATCGCGACATTCGGTCGTCTGAACGGCGAATTCAATGATCGCGATGCAGTCGTGCACGGTGTCTCGATCGACAACGAATTCGTACATTTTCAGTGGCGCGCCCAGCATGAGGATCTCAAGAACATACCGTTCCCTATGCTCAGCGACCTGAACCGGGAACTGGTGGAGGCCACGGGCGTGCTCAACGCTGAGGGTGTGGCGGATCGCGCCACCTTCATTGTCAACCCGAATAACGAGATTCAGTTTACGTCGGTCACTGCTGGTTCCGTGGGACGCAACGTCGAAGAGGTGCTTCGAGTGCTTGACGCGCTGCAGGCGGACGAACTCTGTGCATGCAACTGGAGGAAGGGCGACCCGACGCTCGACGCCGGCGAGCTGCTGGCCGCCAGCCTGCCCTGA
- a CDS encoding GTP-binding protein yields MPAERLPVTVLSGFLGSGKSTLLNHILVNRQGLKVALIVNDMSEINIDAQDVEREVSLSRTDERLVEMTNGCICCTLREDLLGEVLELAESRRFDYLIIESSGISEPLPVAETFTFADTSGRSLSDVATLDTLVTVVDASNFLDVLSTNERLDNDPKLGTGLGRNLSDLLSDQIEFANVIVVNKTDLVDEATIARISAVIRSMNSRAKIVPTVMGHIDLREIMSTGLFSLAEAAENPTWLRELRGEHVPETEEYGISSHVYRSRVPFHPARLHALLSGEWQNGTLLRAKGYFWNSAVPYSTGEMSLAGVRVRYQYVGLWWYFTPKDFWPVEDYQMDILNEKWDESVGDCRQEIVFIGQGIDYDLLEQQLDDCLLTPEESAEGLDSWEQFENPIVPSDSYEWASEDTVSH; encoded by the coding sequence ATGCCAGCCGAACGGCTTCCCGTCACAGTCTTGTCTGGTTTTCTCGGCTCGGGTAAGAGCACACTCCTCAATCACATCCTAGTCAATCGGCAAGGCCTTAAGGTGGCGTTGATTGTCAACGATATGAGTGAGATCAACATTGACGCACAGGATGTTGAGCGTGAAGTCAGCTTGAGTCGCACTGACGAGCGACTCGTGGAAATGACCAACGGATGCATTTGCTGTACGTTGCGTGAAGACCTCTTGGGAGAAGTGCTCGAGCTAGCAGAGTCCCGACGATTTGATTACCTAATAATCGAATCGTCGGGAATTTCCGAACCCTTGCCGGTGGCAGAGACATTTACCTTCGCGGACACGTCTGGAAGAAGTCTTTCCGATGTGGCAACGCTCGATACCCTGGTGACCGTCGTAGACGCTTCCAATTTCCTCGATGTCTTGTCCACCAATGAAAGGCTCGACAATGATCCCAAGCTTGGTACGGGATTGGGTCGGAACCTTAGTGATCTCCTGTCCGATCAGATAGAGTTTGCTAATGTTATTGTCGTCAACAAGACGGACTTGGTGGATGAAGCAACTATTGCTCGAATAAGCGCCGTCATACGTAGTATGAATTCTCGGGCAAAAATCGTGCCTACGGTCATGGGTCACATCGATTTGCGTGAGATTATGTCGACGGGTTTGTTCAGCTTGGCCGAAGCGGCGGAGAATCCGACATGGCTTCGGGAACTACGCGGGGAGCATGTCCCGGAGACGGAAGAATACGGGATCAGCTCCCATGTATATCGCAGCCGAGTCCCGTTTCACCCCGCGCGGCTCCACGCGCTTCTATCCGGAGAGTGGCAAAATGGCACGCTCCTGCGTGCGAAAGGGTATTTCTGGAATTCCGCTGTGCCGTACTCGACCGGTGAGATGTCATTGGCCGGCGTGAGGGTCCGTTATCAATATGTGGGTCTTTGGTGGTATTTCACTCCCAAGGATTTCTGGCCTGTCGAGGACTACCAGATGGATATATTGAACGAAAAGTGGGACGAGTCGGTGGGAGACTGCCGGCAGGAGATCGTGTTCATTGGCCAGGGTATTGACTATGACCTGCTGGAGCAACAGCTCGACGATTGTTTGCTGACTCCGGAGGAATCTGCTGAAGGTTTGGATTCTTGGGAACAATTTGAGAATCCGATCGTTCCGTCGGACTCCTACGAGTGGGCATCGGAAGACACTGTAAGTCACTGA
- the nthB gene encoding nitrile hydratase subunit beta yields MDGIHDFGGKQGYGSVRHTVNTDDYSHPLHNEWDELGYALVAAAEHAPNGKAFTWDKVRHGIERIDPVRYLTSDYFDRVVIGLATAYVEGGVISKDELDQAAGGDFQLAQPVISSGREAPSHATFQVGERVHVSGERVNGHIRMPSFCRGKFGTVLHKTTEEWPFPDAYGHWDVKAEPECTYHVKFDRQELWGPNAEPGSVVVDLFEGYLEKVAA; encoded by the coding sequence ATGGATGGTATTCACGACTTCGGTGGAAAGCAGGGTTACGGCTCGGTTCGTCATACAGTTAACACTGACGACTACAGTCACCCTCTGCACAACGAGTGGGATGAGCTGGGCTATGCTTTGGTCGCTGCGGCAGAGCATGCCCCGAACGGAAAGGCGTTCACCTGGGACAAGGTGCGTCATGGGATCGAGCGGATCGACCCGGTACGTTATCTGACCTCAGATTACTTCGACCGGGTTGTCATCGGTCTGGCGACTGCATATGTCGAGGGCGGGGTCATTAGTAAAGATGAACTCGACCAGGCCGCTGGTGGTGATTTCCAGCTTGCGCAGCCGGTTATTTCTTCTGGTCGGGAGGCACCCAGCCACGCGACGTTCCAGGTCGGCGAGCGAGTTCACGTTTCGGGCGAGCGTGTGAACGGCCACATCCGGATGCCGTCCTTCTGTCGCGGGAAGTTCGGCACCGTCCTGCACAAGACGACTGAGGAATGGCCCTTCCCGGACGCGTACGGACACTGGGACGTCAAGGCTGAGCCAGAGTGCACGTATCACGTGAAGTTTGACCGTCAGGAACTGTGGGGACCGAACGCGGAGCCGGGTTCGGTCGTGGTGGACCTTTTCGAGGGTTACTTGGAGAAAGTCGCAGCGTAA
- the nthA gene encoding nitrile hydratase subunit alpha: MTATATKTLTNKDRALALKSVLEAKKIIPAGHMEKWAKHQKKDWNASNAARVVVRAWTDPEYRKLLLSDAQTAIEEYGYTGPQGEYTVVLEDTPDVHNIIVCTLCSCTHWPLLGIPPEWYKSFEYRARVVSEPRKVLTEMGTDVPEDVELRVWDTTAETRYIVLPMRPAYTEGWTEQELMKIVTKDVLIGVALI; this comes from the coding sequence ATGACCGCAACAGCTACCAAGACGCTTACTAACAAGGACCGGGCATTAGCGCTGAAAAGCGTGCTTGAAGCCAAGAAGATCATTCCTGCTGGCCACATGGAAAAGTGGGCAAAACACCAGAAGAAGGACTGGAACGCCAGTAACGCTGCCCGGGTGGTCGTCCGCGCATGGACCGATCCTGAGTATCGCAAGCTCCTGCTCTCCGATGCACAGACTGCGATCGAGGAATACGGCTATACGGGTCCGCAGGGAGAGTACACAGTCGTTCTGGAGGACACCCCTGATGTGCACAACATCATCGTTTGCACTCTGTGTTCGTGCACGCACTGGCCGCTGCTGGGCATCCCGCCCGAATGGTACAAGAGCTTTGAGTATCGCGCTCGTGTGGTGAGCGAACCTCGCAAGGTTCTTACCGAGATGGGCACTGACGTTCCCGAGGACGTCGAACTGCGCGTTTGGGACACGACGGCTGAGACGCGGTACATCGTGCTGCCCATGCGCCCGGCGTACACCGAAGGCTGGACCGAACAGGAACTGATGAAGATCGTGACGAAGGACGTTCTGATTGGCGTTGCGCTGATCTAA
- a CDS encoding GlxA family transcriptional regulator, protein MNLTQGAEIGLVLYPGAQQASVLGLTDLFCVANNIEASYRKQPDLALRVTHWRQETPNAPPERVFDNGANPSSVLSALILPPTLGEPTSVSLSPDWTGWLREKHASGVVLGSVCAGAFLLAGTGLMSGRPMTTHWAYAERLRERFPEVRVDVDRLIIDDGDVITAGGLMSWTDLGLRLVDRLLGPSVMLETARMLLVDPPGREQRYYSVFAPRLTHGDAAVLKVQHWLQATQAKDVALATLAAQAKLEERTFLRRFQKATGMTTTEYCQRLRVGRARELLQFSTDSIDRVAWEVGYSDPGAFRKVFSRVVGLSPGEYRRRFYANRNVEPSSEPLS, encoded by the coding sequence ATGAACTTGACCCAAGGAGCCGAAATCGGCTTGGTGCTCTACCCAGGAGCGCAGCAGGCGTCCGTCCTTGGTCTGACGGATCTGTTCTGTGTGGCAAACAACATTGAGGCGTCGTATCGGAAGCAGCCGGATCTTGCATTGCGAGTCACACACTGGCGGCAGGAAACGCCGAATGCCCCTCCCGAGCGCGTCTTCGACAATGGGGCGAACCCGTCGTCCGTGCTCTCGGCCTTGATTCTTCCTCCCACCCTCGGGGAGCCGACCAGCGTGTCGCTCTCCCCTGACTGGACAGGCTGGCTACGGGAGAAACATGCCAGCGGGGTCGTTCTTGGGTCGGTGTGTGCTGGAGCGTTCTTGCTCGCAGGAACCGGGTTGATGTCAGGACGTCCAATGACGACGCACTGGGCGTATGCCGAACGGTTGCGGGAGCGCTTCCCAGAGGTTCGTGTCGATGTCGACAGGCTCATCATCGACGACGGCGACGTCATCACTGCCGGCGGCTTGATGTCCTGGACAGATCTGGGCCTGCGACTGGTAGACCGACTGCTTGGCCCCTCGGTGATGCTCGAAACTGCCCGCATGTTGCTTGTCGATCCGCCTGGGCGGGAACAACGCTACTACAGCGTGTTCGCGCCACGACTTACACACGGCGATGCGGCGGTGCTCAAGGTGCAGCATTGGCTGCAAGCAACCCAAGCCAAGGACGTTGCATTGGCGACGCTGGCCGCCCAGGCAAAACTCGAAGAGCGTACTTTCCTGCGTCGGTTCCAGAAAGCGACCGGCATGACGACGACAGAGTACTGTCAACGTCTGCGTGTCGGGCGGGCTCGGGAGCTGTTGCAGTTCAGCACCGACTCCATCGACCGCGTGGCTTGGGAGGTAGGCTATAGCGACCCGGGAGCCTTCCGAAAGGTGTTCTCCCGGGTCGTCGGCTTGTCGCCCGGCGAGTATCGCCGCCGGTTCTACGCGAACCGCAATGTTGAGCCGTCCTCTGAGCCCTTGTCTTAG
- a CDS encoding OsmC family protein: MADLTTKLTTTWTGLIQGGGRMASETVELPIAIPRSYGGTGAGSHPKELLMASATACYVMTLAGMMAARNLPLADVSVSSELSEVSKQTMQIVHEISVVLAAEASPEQIASAESLVEAADKSCMVGNLLRTAGVQVSILSGKVTIA, from the coding sequence ATGGCTGATTTGACGACGAAGTTGACAACTACCTGGACAGGGCTGATTCAAGGCGGTGGGCGCATGGCCTCCGAAACGGTGGAGCTTCCCATCGCGATTCCCCGATCATATGGCGGCACTGGCGCAGGTTCCCACCCCAAGGAACTGCTGATGGCATCGGCTACGGCGTGCTATGTGATGACCCTCGCGGGCATGATGGCCGCGCGCAACCTGCCGCTGGCTGATGTCTCTGTAAGCTCGGAATTGTCCGAAGTCTCCAAGCAGACCATGCAGATCGTGCACGAGATTAGCGTCGTACTCGCCGCCGAAGCATCGCCGGAACAAATTGCATCTGCCGAATCTCTCGTTGAGGCGGCGGACAAGTCCTGCATGGTTGGAAACCTGCTGAGAACAGCGGGAGTACAAGTCAGCATCCTCTCTGGCAAGGTCACGATTGCATAG
- the kdsA gene encoding 3-deoxy-8-phosphooctulonate synthase yields the protein MQLCGFEVGLEQPLFLIAGPCVVESMQLQLDTAGALREITAKLGVNFIFKSSFDKANRTSGDSYRGPGIEEGLHVLAEVKRQIGVPVLTDVHESTPIEEVASVVDVLQTPAFLVRQTDFIRKVCSAGKPVNIKKGQFLSPWEMAPVVEKAHSTGNASIMVCERGASFGYNNLVSDMRSLAVMRETGCPVVFDATHSVQQPGGLGLSSGGQREFVPVLARAAVAVGVSGIFIETHPDPSKALSDGLNSWPLDGMEDLLEQLIALDSITKRSGFKISL from the coding sequence ATGCAGTTGTGTGGATTTGAAGTCGGACTGGAACAGCCGTTGTTTCTGATCGCTGGCCCTTGTGTTGTCGAGTCGATGCAGTTGCAACTGGACACTGCCGGCGCTCTGCGGGAGATTACAGCCAAGCTCGGTGTGAATTTCATCTTCAAATCGAGCTTCGACAAAGCCAACCGTACATCCGGCGACTCCTATCGCGGTCCAGGTATTGAAGAAGGGCTGCATGTACTGGCCGAGGTAAAGCGACAGATAGGCGTTCCCGTTCTCACTGACGTTCATGAGTCTACGCCGATAGAAGAAGTAGCCTCCGTTGTTGATGTGCTTCAGACCCCTGCGTTTTTGGTGCGTCAAACAGATTTCATTCGCAAGGTTTGCTCGGCGGGAAAACCCGTCAATATCAAGAAGGGCCAATTCTTGTCGCCGTGGGAGATGGCACCGGTGGTGGAGAAAGCACATTCAACCGGAAACGCCAGCATCATGGTCTGCGAACGCGGTGCGAGCTTTGGCTACAACAACCTCGTCAGCGATATGCGCTCCTTGGCCGTGATGCGTGAAACAGGATGCCCCGTAGTCTTCGACGCCACGCATTCGGTGCAACAGCCTGGTGGACTCGGCCTTAGTTCCGGCGGTCAACGAGAATTTGTGCCTGTATTGGCTCGCGCCGCTGTTGCGGTTGGAGTATCTGGCATCTTCATTGAAACACATCCTGATCCATCGAAAGCGCTTTCTGACGGGTTAAATTCGTGGCCGCTGGATGGCATGGAAGATTTGCTGGAGCAACTGATAGCTCTTGATTCGATCACGAAGCGGTCAGGATTCAAGATTTCCCTTTAA
- a CDS encoding cbb3-type cytochrome c oxidase subunit I has product MNETLGFLLAVSFIVSLTALGALIWSIVTRQISAGKAQASTIFLEGEAGKPDDPSSFDGKHEHQFDALRAGVDAPGRRVVLVLAVASIIFLIIGSLFGVVASLKLHLPDWLANIAFTTFGRARTVHLNLVAYGWLSTAGIAMALWILPRMFRTPLQRPAMAMAGGIFWAVGVTAGATAIAMGWSDGLEWLEIPWQIDIILAIGGLFLAWPAIETARKRNVQHIYVTGWYFLAGLAWFPILFFISNVPGLHSGVEQATTNWWFAHNVLGLWLTPLGVGTAYYLIPKIIGKPIYSYSVSLLGFWGLALFYSQVGIHHLIGGPVPTWVVTLSVVHSVMMFIPVIAVAINQHITVAQNFWAFKESMALRFVSTGALMYTAASFQGSLEAVRSVNSITHFTHYTIGHAHLGAYAFVSVVLFGGFYYLFPHLTGKKWPYPRLISLHYWLTVVGFLIYFLSLTVGGFFQGISLLDAKTSFAQITKDILPYLEGRSLGGVLMTLGHFILAFNVVALLISKQRGEA; this is encoded by the coding sequence ATGAATGAAACGTTAGGCTTTCTTCTCGCAGTAAGCTTTATCGTTTCGCTTACGGCACTTGGTGCGTTGATCTGGTCTATCGTCACACGACAGATTAGCGCTGGCAAAGCACAAGCCTCAACCATTTTTCTAGAAGGAGAGGCAGGCAAACCAGACGACCCCTCTTCATTTGACGGCAAACACGAACATCAGTTCGATGCCTTGAGAGCAGGTGTCGATGCTCCTGGCAGGCGAGTTGTTCTGGTTCTTGCAGTGGCCTCGATCATCTTTCTGATCATTGGCTCCTTATTTGGGGTGGTTGCATCGTTGAAACTCCACCTCCCCGACTGGCTGGCTAACATTGCCTTCACCACGTTTGGTCGTGCGCGCACGGTTCATCTAAACCTTGTCGCATATGGGTGGCTTTCCACGGCAGGTATCGCCATGGCGCTATGGATCCTGCCCCGCATGTTCCGTACCCCCCTTCAACGGCCAGCGATGGCTATGGCGGGCGGTATATTTTGGGCCGTGGGCGTGACAGCAGGCGCGACGGCCATTGCGATGGGATGGAGCGATGGGCTGGAATGGCTGGAGATCCCATGGCAAATCGATATCATTCTGGCCATCGGCGGGCTATTTCTAGCGTGGCCGGCCATTGAGACGGCCAGGAAGCGCAATGTCCAACATATCTACGTAACGGGATGGTATTTCCTTGCGGGGTTGGCCTGGTTTCCTATCCTGTTCTTCATCTCCAACGTTCCGGGACTTCACTCTGGCGTCGAGCAAGCCACGACAAACTGGTGGTTTGCACACAACGTGCTCGGCCTTTGGCTAACGCCACTGGGTGTTGGCACTGCGTACTATCTCATCCCAAAGATCATCGGCAAGCCTATTTATTCCTACAGTGTTTCCCTGCTGGGCTTTTGGGGCTTAGCGCTGTTTTACAGTCAGGTGGGTATACATCATCTCATCGGCGGGCCGGTTCCTACTTGGGTTGTGACGCTTTCCGTCGTGCATAGTGTCATGATGTTCATCCCCGTTATTGCAGTCGCGATCAACCAGCACATCACCGTCGCGCAGAATTTCTGGGCTTTCAAGGAATCGATGGCACTTCGATTCGTTTCGACGGGCGCGTTGATGTACACCGCAGCCTCCTTTCAGGGATCTTTGGAAGCAGTGCGTTCGGTCAATTCAATCACCCATTTCACCCACTATACGATTGGACACGCCCATCTGGGGGCGTACGCGTTTGTTTCGGTGGTGTTATTTGGCGGCTTCTATTATTTGTTCCCGCATTTGACAGGGAAAAAATGGCCTTACCCACGCCTCATTTCCTTGCACTATTGGTTAACTGTTGTTGGTTTCCTGATCTATTTCCTCTCATTGACAGTTGGTGGATTTTTTCAAGGAATCTCTTTGCTCGACGCCAAGACCAGCTTTGCGCAAATTACCAAGGATATCCTGCCATACCTCGAAGGACGTTCTCTCGGTGGTGTGCTAATGACACTGGGACATTTTATTTTGGCCTTCAATGTGGTGGCTCTACTAATATCTAAGCAGCGGGGTGAAGCATGA
- a CDS encoding cbb3-type cytochrome c oxidase subunit II produces the protein MNRLVPLFVGAVGILVFATVMLVVLPGLQVRTVQAPPELSKYTVEQLRGRDQYVANGCVYCHSQQPRSTGQTLADQARGWGRPSTPGDYAYDAPQLLGTMRTGPDLLNVGVRLPSQDWHLTHLYQPRAIFDWSIMPSYPFLFETKEKAAPGDIVVKLPEAYRPKDGKVVIARQEALDLVKYLLSLDRTYPVSAQEAALRDRGFDPKPDQASKGR, from the coding sequence ATGAACCGACTCGTTCCATTGTTCGTCGGTGCAGTCGGGATATTGGTGTTCGCCACCGTCATGCTCGTAGTGCTTCCCGGCCTGCAAGTGCGCACAGTTCAGGCCCCGCCAGAACTGTCGAAGTATACGGTCGAGCAATTGCGGGGGCGGGACCAGTATGTCGCGAATGGCTGTGTTTACTGCCACAGCCAGCAGCCTCGCTCGACTGGCCAGACGCTTGCCGATCAAGCTCGAGGATGGGGTCGACCATCCACACCCGGAGACTACGCATACGACGCTCCACAGTTGCTGGGCACCATGCGCACTGGCCCGGATCTGCTCAATGTCGGCGTACGCCTGCCAAGTCAGGATTGGCACCTGACGCATCTGTACCAGCCTCGCGCCATATTCGACTGGAGCATCATGCCTTCGTACCCCTTTCTCTTTGAAACCAAAGAGAAGGCAGCCCCGGGCGACATTGTGGTGAAGCTGCCCGAAGCGTATCGCCCCAAGGACGGAAAAGTAGTGATCGCGAGGCAGGAAGCACTTGATCTGGTGAAGTATCTGCTCAGTCTGGATCGTACCTACCCCGTCAGTGCCCAAGAAGCTGCATTGCGTGATCGCGGCTTTGATCCGAAGCCGGATCAAGCTTCGAAAGGACGATGA
- a CDS encoding c-type cytochrome has protein sequence MNSKQSDKLRRVDAVDPTFDPWEQPRPIPLLVLGVFLALAVWGALSYISDLTPNRGVEIGGTSPTTTQASAPDADAPALVLTGNGNTWGCASCHGANGEGAGLTPGLAGLSEDYLAKQLRDFKSGDRTNETMRYVANALNVDEIEQVANYYANLPQRTEIAVDLGGDQAHGEALHLTGDWKRDIPACSSCHGQNGEGVGSQFPRLAGQQPEYIFQQLIAWKGGYRHNSPQSLMDDIASRLSEKDMRDVAQYFGSLH, from the coding sequence ATGAACTCCAAGCAGAGTGACAAGTTGCGTCGAGTTGATGCGGTCGATCCGACGTTCGATCCCTGGGAGCAACCACGGCCCATCCCGCTGCTGGTCTTGGGCGTGTTCCTGGCGCTCGCCGTCTGGGGCGCCTTGAGCTACATCAGCGACCTTACGCCGAATCGAGGCGTGGAGATCGGGGGGACTTCGCCCACAACCACGCAAGCGAGTGCTCCGGATGCCGATGCGCCAGCCCTGGTCCTGACAGGAAACGGCAATACCTGGGGTTGCGCATCTTGCCACGGAGCGAATGGCGAGGGAGCTGGCTTGACGCCTGGTCTTGCTGGTCTCTCGGAAGACTATCTCGCCAAGCAACTGCGAGACTTCAAGTCCGGCGATCGAACGAACGAGACGATGCGATATGTCGCCAATGCTCTGAATGTTGACGAGATCGAGCAAGTGGCGAACTACTATGCCAATTTGCCGCAACGGACCGAAATTGCAGTTGATCTTGGTGGGGACCAGGCGCACGGCGAAGCGCTTCACCTTACAGGTGATTGGAAGCGGGATATTCCCGCCTGTTCTAGTTGCCACGGACAGAATGGAGAAGGTGTAGGCTCCCAATTTCCAAGATTGGCAGGCCAGCAGCCAGAATACATTTTTCAACAGTTGATCGCATGGAAAGGCGGCTACCGTCATAACTCACCGCAATCCCTCATGGATGACATCGCGTCTCGCTTGTCAGAGAAAGATATGCGAGACGTCGCTCAATACTTTGGATCTTTGCATTGA
- a CDS encoding c-type cytochrome → MNTENTSQVLIKRASYAAVLGAIFFVVGYGVYESGAIGTLYSKVSGQTVERPADIPYSRKDMEAARKAYTKDASARPPQMPVSADGYYIPPSESEIPEGPYGDAIKRGRAIFMNPGLYAKDHVGNSMACVNCHLDAGRRENSAPMWAAYSAYPAFRKKTGSVSTLEDRIMGCFMYSMNAPASPSGVAPPAGGEIYRDLVTYMSWLADGAPAGTKLRGKAYPKVPQPERDYDVHRGFVVFQQNCALCHGTNGQGTKDEAGKVKFPPLWGPDSYNWGAGMARIDTAAGFIKANMPLAKPYSLTDQEAWDVAAFINSHERPKDPRQKGTVAEATEKYHAGEKSYYGKVVDGQLRGVGTDAQAGQ, encoded by the coding sequence ATGAACACCGAAAATACAAGCCAAGTGCTGATTAAGCGCGCCTCATACGCTGCCGTTCTGGGTGCGATATTTTTTGTGGTGGGATATGGTGTCTACGAAAGCGGCGCAATAGGCACCTTATACAGCAAGGTAAGCGGACAGACTGTCGAAAGGCCAGCCGATATTCCTTATTCGCGAAAAGATATGGAAGCAGCGCGCAAGGCTTACACCAAGGATGCAAGCGCACGCCCTCCCCAAATGCCGGTTAGCGCGGATGGTTACTATATTCCTCCTTCAGAAAGCGAAATTCCCGAAGGGCCATACGGTGACGCGATCAAACGAGGACGCGCGATCTTCATGAATCCCGGCCTTTACGCCAAGGACCATGTGGGGAATTCAATGGCGTGTGTGAATTGCCATCTTGACGCAGGGCGTCGTGAGAATTCTGCGCCGATGTGGGCCGCTTACTCGGCATATCCCGCTTTTCGGAAAAAGACCGGCTCTGTCAGCACGCTGGAAGACCGCATCATGGGGTGTTTCATGTATTCCATGAATGCGCCGGCGTCTCCTTCGGGCGTGGCGCCGCCAGCAGGCGGAGAAATCTACCGTGACCTGGTGACCTACATGTCTTGGCTTGCGGATGGAGCGCCTGCAGGAACAAAACTTCGCGGCAAAGCCTACCCCAAGGTTCCACAGCCCGAGCGCGACTATGACGTGCACCGAGGTTTCGTTGTATTCCAGCAAAATTGCGCCCTGTGCCACGGTACCAACGGTCAGGGTACGAAAGACGAGGCCGGGAAAGTCAAATTTCCACCCTTGTGGGGGCCTGATTCTTACAACTGGGGGGCCGGCATGGCACGCATCGACACGGCAGCCGGCTTCATCAAAGCGAATATGCCGCTCGCGAAACCCTACAGCCTGACCGACCAAGAGGCATGGGATGTCGCCGCTTTCATCAACAGCCACGAACGGCCTAAGGACCCGCGCCAGAAGGGTACGGTCGCCGAAGCTACTGAGAAGTACCATGCCGGCGAGAAAAGCTATTACGGGAAAGTCGTAGACGGGCAACTGCGCGGAGTTGGGACGGATGCCCAAGCCGGACAGTAA